A region from the Variovorax sp. RKNM96 genome encodes:
- a CDS encoding nucleotide pyrophosphohydrolase: MESELESLVQALRDFAQARAWEPYHSPKNLASALSVEAAELLEHFQWLSEAQSRSLDPEKRAEVGAEMADVFLYLLQLADKLGIDLIDAARRKMVVNAQKYPAGADPPA, translated from the coding sequence ATGGAATCCGAACTCGAATCGCTGGTCCAGGCCCTGCGCGACTTTGCGCAGGCCAGGGCCTGGGAGCCCTATCATTCCCCCAAGAACCTCGCCTCGGCGCTGTCGGTCGAAGCCGCCGAACTGCTCGAACATTTCCAGTGGCTCAGCGAAGCGCAAAGCCGGTCGCTCGACCCCGAGAAGCGCGCCGAGGTCGGCGCTGAAATGGCGGATGTGTTCCTCTATCTGCTGCAGCTCGCCGACAAGCTGGGCATCGACCTGATCGACGCGGCGCGGCGCAAGATGGTGGTCAACGCGCAGAAGTATCCCGCCGGCGCCGATCCGCCCGCCTGA
- a CDS encoding LysR family transcriptional regulator — translation MSAPTLQHLTPRLKLRHFALLAELERQRSVSRAAEHMGLSQPTVTRALGEIENIFMTPLFTRSRRGLEPTAAGLLVLARARVALADAQSLGQDLAALGTGLQGRLRIGVLPFLARATQDAVWRHLLAVRPRLGFVVEEATTHVLVQAVRARTLDCAICRFTSASAEAGLAQEFLYTQEPRLVVSRAAAQRLARRGLDWEAFVSLHWIFPPEDTPIRQMIHSIFASAGQPVPVPLLEAYAQKTLVSVLRLMPDAITILPDDIAQEVADASGARVMPQRLQWNLPPVGVVRLHDAANAGIVDEMTRALQGIRQGDQGSVATASG, via the coding sequence ATGTCAGCGCCGACGCTCCAGCACCTCACGCCGCGGCTCAAGCTGCGCCATTTCGCGCTTCTGGCCGAACTCGAACGGCAGCGCTCGGTCAGCCGCGCGGCCGAGCACATGGGCCTCAGCCAGCCGACCGTCACGCGCGCGCTCGGCGAGATCGAGAACATCTTCATGACCCCGCTGTTCACCCGCAGCCGGCGCGGCCTGGAACCCACGGCCGCGGGCCTCCTGGTGCTGGCGCGGGCCCGTGTGGCGCTGGCCGATGCGCAATCGCTGGGGCAGGACCTGGCCGCGCTCGGCACGGGGCTGCAGGGGCGGTTGCGCATCGGCGTGCTGCCTTTCCTCGCGCGCGCCACGCAGGACGCGGTGTGGCGGCACCTGCTGGCCGTGCGGCCGCGCCTGGGCTTCGTGGTGGAGGAGGCCACGACCCACGTTCTGGTGCAGGCGGTGCGCGCACGCACGCTGGACTGCGCGATCTGCCGCTTCACCTCGGCCAGCGCCGAGGCCGGACTGGCGCAGGAGTTTCTCTATACGCAGGAGCCGCGGCTGGTGGTGTCGCGCGCGGCCGCGCAGCGGCTGGCGCGGCGCGGGCTGGACTGGGAGGCCTTCGTTTCCCTGCACTGGATCTTTCCGCCGGAGGACACGCCGATCCGCCAGATGATCCATTCGATCTTCGCCTCGGCGGGGCAGCCGGTGCCGGTCCCTCTGCTGGAGGCGTACGCGCAGAAGACGCTGGTCTCGGTGCTGCGGCTCATGCCCGATGCGATCACCATCCTGCCCGACGACATTGCACAGGAGGTGGCCGACGCGAGCGGCGCCCGCGTGATGCCCCAGCGCCTGCAATGGAACCTGCCGCCCGTGGGCGTGGTGCGGCTGCACGATGCGGCCAATGCGGGGATCGTGGATGAAATGACGAGGGCGTTGCAGGGCATTCGCCAGGGGGACCAGGGGAGCGTCGCCACTGCCTCCGGATAG
- a CDS encoding tripartite tricarboxylate transporter substrate binding protein — translation MFQRLNRRMLALLACACLAAQAQAQTDNKIARLVVPFPAGGTADILPRVVADKLRDLYPAGVVVENRTGAGGNIGADVVFRAEPDGKTLLASPPAPIAINQHLYKKLGFDPTRWVPVTVLATVPNVLVVNPKLPVHSVAEFIAYLKANPGKVSFASQGNGTTSHLTASLFMQLTGTEMTHVPYKGTAPALVDLIGGQVDVFFDNISSSLQFERTGKVRILAVADEQRSKALPNVPTFAEQKLPAMNAVTWFAVVAPPGTPAATVDATQKAMAAALALPDVKQKFAEQGAEPRGWDSARTGQFIQAESAKWHKVIQAAKVTME, via the coding sequence ATGTTCCAGAGACTCAACCGGCGCATGCTTGCGCTGCTGGCCTGCGCCTGCCTGGCGGCGCAGGCACAGGCGCAGACCGACAACAAGATCGCACGCCTGGTCGTGCCTTTCCCCGCCGGCGGCACCGCCGACATCCTGCCCCGCGTGGTGGCCGACAAGCTGCGCGACCTGTACCCCGCGGGCGTGGTGGTCGAAAACCGCACCGGTGCCGGCGGCAACATCGGCGCCGACGTGGTGTTCCGCGCCGAGCCCGACGGCAAGACGCTGCTGGCCTCGCCGCCCGCGCCCATCGCCATCAACCAGCACCTGTACAAGAAGCTCGGCTTCGACCCGACGCGCTGGGTCCCCGTGACCGTGCTGGCCACCGTGCCCAACGTGCTGGTGGTCAACCCCAAGCTGCCGGTGCACAGCGTGGCCGAGTTCATCGCCTACCTGAAGGCCAACCCCGGCAAGGTGAGCTTCGCCTCGCAGGGCAACGGCACCACCTCGCACCTCACGGCCAGTCTCTTCATGCAGCTCACGGGCACCGAGATGACGCACGTGCCGTACAAGGGCACCGCGCCGGCGCTGGTCGATCTCATCGGCGGCCAGGTCGACGTGTTCTTCGACAACATCTCCTCCTCGCTGCAGTTCGAGCGCACCGGCAAGGTCCGCATCCTGGCCGTGGCCGACGAGCAGCGCTCCAAGGCCCTGCCCAACGTGCCCACCTTCGCCGAGCAGAAGCTGCCGGCCATGAACGCGGTCACCTGGTTCGCGGTGGTCGCGCCGCCGGGCACGCCCGCGGCCACGGTCGATGCCACGCAGAAGGCGATGGCCGCCGCGCTCGCGCTGCCCGACGTGAAGCAGAAATTTGCCGAACAGGGCGCCGAGCCGCGCGGCTGGGACAGCGCGCGCACCGGCCAGTTCATCCAGGCCGAATCGGCCAAGTGGCACAAGGTCATCCAGGCCGCCAAGGTCACCATGGAATAA
- a CDS encoding GAF domain-containing protein, with protein MTDAGVLPLAVCEQLCNALPRAATFDAAMGHIEAARLALLGPGLLTVNLNATTSDDPPDEVQLQRLWSSNPQAYPVAGRKRKTLTPWTRQLLVRAEVFIGEGDAALAEVFDDHALITALGLRAVVNVPLLEDGRCAATFNVLGTRARWMPEEIALVKLLALVATPWVLRARHAA; from the coding sequence TTGACTGACGCGGGCGTGCTGCCCCTCGCGGTGTGCGAGCAGCTCTGCAACGCGCTGCCGCGCGCCGCCACCTTCGATGCCGCGATGGGGCACATCGAGGCGGCGCGCCTGGCGCTGCTCGGCCCGGGCCTGCTCACGGTGAACCTGAACGCGACGACTTCGGACGATCCGCCGGACGAGGTGCAACTGCAGCGCCTGTGGTCCTCCAATCCGCAGGCCTACCCGGTGGCCGGCCGCAAGCGCAAGACGCTCACGCCGTGGACGCGGCAGTTGCTCGTGCGCGCCGAGGTGTTCATCGGTGAAGGCGATGCGGCGTTGGCCGAGGTGTTCGACGACCATGCGCTCATCACCGCGCTGGGCCTGCGCGCAGTGGTCAACGTGCCGCTGCTCGAGGACGGCCGATGCGCGGCGACCTTCAACGTGCTGGGCACGCGGGCACGCTGGATGCCCGAGGAGATTGCGCTGGTGAAACTGCTGGCATTGGTGGCAACGCCATGGGTATTGCGCGCGCGCCACGCGGCCTGA
- a CDS encoding aromatic ring-hydroxylating dioxygenase subunit alpha encodes MHDDIRSQPVHWSGPGLTRIPFAVYSDAQLAADEQVRIFRGPVWNYLCLEAELPDAGSYRTTFAGETPVVVVRDDDGEIYAFENRCAHRGALIALEKSGRSDNFQCVYHAWSYNRQGDLTGVAFEKGVKGQGGMPASFCKEAHGPRKLRIASYCGLVFGSFSDDVPSIEEYLGDEICQRIERVLHKPVEVIGRFTQALPNNWKLYVENVKDSYHASLLHMFFTTFELNRLSQKGGVIVDETGGHHVSFSMIDTAAEKDASYKEQALRSDNDRYRLKDPSVLAGFKEYDDGVTLQILSVFPGFVLQQIQNCLAVRQVLPKGTARTELNWTYIGYADDTPEQRKVRLKQSNLVGPAGFISMEDGAVGGFVQRGIAGAADHEAVVEMGGDAAVSGEGRATEASVRGFWKAYRRHMGA; translated from the coding sequence ATGCACGACGACATCCGATCCCAACCCGTCCACTGGTCCGGCCCCGGCCTCACGCGCATTCCGTTCGCGGTGTACAGCGACGCGCAGCTCGCCGCCGACGAGCAGGTCCGCATCTTCCGCGGCCCGGTGTGGAACTACCTCTGCCTGGAAGCCGAACTGCCCGACGCCGGCAGCTACCGCACCACCTTTGCGGGCGAAACGCCGGTGGTGGTGGTGCGCGACGACGACGGCGAGATCTACGCGTTCGAGAACCGCTGCGCGCACCGCGGCGCGCTGATCGCGCTCGAGAAATCGGGCCGCAGCGACAACTTCCAGTGCGTCTACCACGCGTGGAGCTACAACCGCCAGGGCGACCTCACTGGCGTGGCCTTCGAGAAGGGCGTGAAGGGCCAGGGCGGCATGCCCGCGAGCTTCTGCAAGGAAGCGCACGGCCCGCGCAAGCTGCGCATCGCAAGCTACTGCGGCCTGGTGTTCGGCAGCTTCAGCGACGACGTGCCCTCGATCGAGGAGTACCTGGGCGACGAGATCTGCCAGCGCATCGAGCGCGTGCTGCACAAGCCGGTGGAGGTCATCGGCCGCTTCACGCAGGCGCTGCCCAACAACTGGAAGCTGTACGTGGAGAACGTCAAGGACAGCTACCACGCGAGCCTCTTGCACATGTTCTTCACCACCTTCGAGCTCAACCGCCTGTCGCAGAAAGGCGGCGTGATCGTGGACGAGACCGGCGGCCACCATGTGAGCTTCTCGATGATCGACACGGCGGCCGAGAAAGATGCGTCGTACAAGGAGCAGGCCCTTCGCTCCGACAACGACCGCTACCGCCTGAAGGACCCGAGCGTGCTGGCCGGCTTCAAGGAGTACGACGACGGCGTGACGCTGCAGATCCTGTCGGTGTTCCCCGGCTTCGTGCTGCAGCAGATCCAGAACTGCCTGGCCGTGCGCCAGGTGCTGCCCAAGGGCACGGCGCGCACCGAGCTCAACTGGACCTATATCGGCTACGCCGACGACACCCCCGAGCAGCGCAAGGTGCGCCTGAAGCAGTCGAACCTGGTCGGGCCCGCGGGCTTCATCTCGATGGAGGACGGCGCGGTCGGCGGCTTCGTGCAGCGCGGCATCGCCGGCGCAGCGGACCACGAGGCTGTCGTCGAGATGGGTGGCGATGCGGCCGTCTCCGGCGAAGGCCGTGCCACGGAGGCCTCGGTGCGCGGCTTCTGGAAGGCCTACCGCCGGCACATGGGCGCCTGA
- a CDS encoding 2Fe-2S iron-sulfur cluster-binding protein, whose translation MSHRITISGSDVAFECAANESVLDAAARAGIELPYSCRKGVCGNCAGAVVGGEVGAVGTGALTNETCLPGQVLFCMCAPRSDLEIAPTAMRRIDPAARKRFTAKVFRNELAAPDVSVLQLRLPAGQRAKFRAGQYLQLSLPDGSTRSYSMANAPHESDAVTLHVRHVPGGAFSARVPQLAAGELVDIELPFGAFSLQEEQARPVVFVAGGTGFAPVKSILDDMLKRRIGRPLTLIWAARQADGIYLRTAVARWQKQWPQMRFVIALSDDSAPGDGDFAGRADEALLATCPDLKGHELYCCGSPAMVNAVRDAALRHRGLDAGDFHSDVFVEGPAAHS comes from the coding sequence ATGAGCCATCGCATCACCATCTCGGGCAGCGACGTCGCCTTCGAATGCGCCGCCAACGAGAGCGTGCTCGATGCGGCCGCGCGGGCCGGCATCGAACTGCCTTACTCGTGCCGCAAAGGCGTCTGCGGCAACTGCGCCGGCGCGGTGGTGGGTGGCGAAGTGGGTGCCGTCGGCACGGGTGCACTCACCAACGAGACTTGCCTGCCGGGCCAGGTGCTGTTCTGCATGTGTGCGCCGCGCAGCGACCTCGAGATCGCGCCGACCGCGATGCGCCGCATCGACCCCGCCGCGCGCAAGCGCTTCACGGCGAAGGTGTTCCGCAACGAGCTGGCCGCGCCCGACGTGTCGGTGCTGCAGCTGCGCCTGCCCGCGGGGCAGCGCGCCAAGTTCAGGGCCGGTCAGTACCTGCAGCTCTCGCTGCCCGACGGCAGCACGCGCAGTTATTCCATGGCCAATGCGCCGCACGAGAGCGATGCCGTCACGCTGCATGTGCGCCACGTGCCGGGCGGCGCCTTCAGCGCGCGCGTGCCGCAACTGGCGGCCGGCGAGCTCGTCGACATCGAGCTGCCCTTTGGCGCGTTCTCGCTGCAGGAGGAACAGGCGCGGCCCGTGGTGTTCGTGGCGGGCGGCACCGGCTTCGCGCCGGTGAAGTCCATCCTGGACGACATGCTCAAGCGGCGCATCGGCCGGCCCCTCACGTTGATCTGGGCAGCGCGGCAGGCCGACGGCATCTACCTGCGAACGGCGGTCGCGCGCTGGCAGAAGCAGTGGCCGCAAATGCGCTTCGTCATCGCACTGAGCGACGACAGCGCGCCAGGCGACGGTGACTTCGCGGGCCGTGCCGACGAAGCGCTGCTGGCCACGTGCCCAGACCTGAAGGGACACGAGCTGTATTGCTGCGGCTCGCCGGCCATGGTGAACGCGGTGCGCGATGCGGCGCTGCGGCATCGCGGGCTCGACGCGGGCGACTTCCACTCGGACGTGTTCGTCGAAGGGCCGGCCGCTCACTCCTGA
- a CDS encoding IclR family transcriptional regulator C-terminal domain-containing protein, giving the protein MRKNQASSPNEEATPDKNFVASLQKGLDVLTCFGRQHSRLTVSEVGRLTQSSPASARRSLLTLQTLGYLDSDGKRFWMLPKALLVAHAYLASRPAPSLAQPLLDALSERTRESASLAMLQGDDAIIIARSTARRSLSTGLGIGSRLPAYCAALGRVLLAGLPPEEAARRVRAMPRPRLSPRTVTDAGEVLALIARCREEGYASNDGELELDVRSMAVPVFDRSGQVMAAMSIAVRAERMTLAEVRETFLPALRKAAGSLVTRLHAA; this is encoded by the coding sequence ATGCGCAAAAACCAGGCGAGTTCTCCCAATGAGGAGGCGACACCCGACAAGAACTTCGTGGCCTCGCTGCAAAAGGGCCTCGACGTGCTGACCTGCTTCGGCCGCCAGCACAGCCGCCTCACGGTGTCGGAGGTGGGGCGGCTCACGCAGAGCTCGCCCGCATCGGCGCGCCGCTCGCTGCTCACGCTGCAGACGCTGGGCTATCTCGACAGCGACGGCAAGCGGTTCTGGATGTTGCCCAAGGCGCTGCTGGTGGCGCACGCATACCTCGCGTCGCGGCCCGCGCCGTCGCTCGCGCAGCCGCTGCTCGATGCGCTGTCGGAGCGCACGCGTGAGTCGGCGTCGCTGGCCATGCTGCAGGGCGACGACGCGATCATCATCGCGCGCTCGACGGCGCGGCGCAGCCTGAGCACGGGGCTGGGCATCGGCTCGCGGCTGCCGGCGTATTGCGCGGCATTGGGGCGTGTGCTGCTTGCGGGCTTGCCACCCGAAGAAGCGGCGCGGCGCGTGCGCGCCATGCCGCGCCCGCGCCTGAGTCCGCGCACCGTCACCGATGCCGGCGAGGTGCTGGCGCTCATCGCGCGTTGCCGTGAAGAGGGCTACGCCAGCAACGACGGCGAGCTCGAACTGGACGTGCGCTCGATGGCCGTACCCGTGTTCGACCGCTCGGGCCAGGTCATGGCGGCGATGAGCATCGCCGTGCGCGCCGAACGCATGACGCTGGCGGAGGTGCGCGAGACCTTCCTGCCCGCGCTGCGCAAGGCTGCCGGCAGCCTGGTGACGCGGCTGCACGCCGCGTGA
- a CDS encoding tripartite tricarboxylate transporter substrate binding protein — MFQRVLRGLLLLALTCTAQAGLAAYPEKPITLIVPWAAGGSTDILARAIAEQLTKSMGQPVVVDNRVGASGNIGSNFVAKARPDGYTLLIGSMSTHAMNPTLMPGMPFNGTDDFTPIALVANVINTMVINPSVPAKNLREFIAYAKANPGKLAYASAGGGSTNHLSAEMFKKAAGIDMLHVPYKGGAPAVLDTVGNQTQVLFSAGTQTLPHVKAGKLRLLAVTEPKRSSLLPDTPTVAETLPGYEMSVWYAAFGPAGMPAELVTRLNREINKALAVPEVRARMDSIGVELVKSTPEQLATALRRDTQRYDKVIKDLGIKLD; from the coding sequence ATGTTCCAACGTGTCTTGCGGGGCCTGCTTCTGCTGGCCCTCACCTGCACCGCGCAGGCGGGCCTGGCCGCCTATCCCGAGAAGCCGATCACGTTGATCGTTCCGTGGGCCGCGGGCGGCTCCACCGACATCCTGGCGCGCGCCATCGCCGAGCAGCTCACCAAGTCGATGGGCCAGCCAGTGGTGGTGGACAACCGCGTGGGCGCCTCCGGCAACATCGGCTCCAACTTCGTCGCCAAGGCCAGGCCCGACGGCTACACGCTGCTGATCGGCTCGATGAGCACGCACGCGATGAACCCCACGCTGATGCCCGGCATGCCCTTTAATGGCACGGACGACTTCACGCCCATTGCGCTGGTGGCCAACGTGATCAACACGATGGTGATCAACCCCTCCGTTCCGGCAAAGAACCTGCGCGAGTTCATCGCCTATGCCAAGGCCAACCCGGGCAAGCTCGCGTATGCCTCGGCCGGCGGCGGCTCCACCAACCACCTGAGTGCCGAGATGTTCAAGAAGGCCGCGGGCATCGACATGCTGCACGTGCCCTACAAGGGCGGCGCGCCGGCGGTGCTCGACACCGTGGGCAACCAGACGCAGGTGCTGTTCTCCGCGGGCACACAGACGCTGCCGCACGTGAAAGCGGGCAAGCTGCGCCTCCTGGCCGTGACGGAGCCCAAGCGCTCTTCGCTGCTGCCCGACACGCCCACCGTCGCCGAGACGCTGCCCGGCTACGAGATGAGCGTGTGGTACGCCGCGTTCGGGCCGGCGGGCATGCCCGCCGAACTGGTCACCCGGCTCAACAGAGAAATCAACAAGGCGCTGGCGGTGCCCGAGGTTCGCGCCCGCATGGATTCGATAGGCGTCGAACTGGTCAAGAGCACGCCGGAGCAGCTGGCTACCGCGCTTCGCAGGGACACCCAACGCTATGACAAGGTCATCAAGGACCTGGGGATCAAGCTTGACTGA
- a CDS encoding 4-hydroxythreonine-4-phosphate dehydrogenase PdxA, whose amino-acid sequence MHAPIRKLALAAGDPNGIGPEIALKALAALPEADRARITLYGPASVFERTAAQLGMAALLRDARLVNAGELPASAAVPGRIDAAAGASAIASATAALQACRRGEVDAVVACPHHETAIHQAGIAFSGYPSLVARVCGVPEDRVFLMLVGGGLRIVHATLHESVRTALDRLTPELVAHAVRAGAQACALLGVPDPSIGVFGINPHASEGGLFGPEDAAIVVPAVDTLRAEGLRVHGPAGADMLLAQRRDGGHDLYVAMLHDQGHIPIKLLAPHAASALSIGADALLSSVGHGSAMDIAGRGTADPQAVLRTIALLSGDQA is encoded by the coding sequence ATGCACGCCCCGATCCGCAAACTCGCGCTGGCCGCCGGCGACCCGAACGGCATCGGCCCGGAGATCGCGCTGAAGGCGCTGGCCGCACTGCCGGAAGCCGACCGCGCGCGCATCACGCTCTATGGCCCGGCCAGCGTGTTCGAACGCACGGCGGCACAGCTGGGCATGGCCGCGCTGCTGCGCGATGCGCGGCTCGTGAACGCAGGCGAACTGCCCGCGAGCGCCGCGGTGCCCGGCCGCATCGATGCGGCAGCGGGCGCCTCGGCCATCGCCTCCGCCACGGCCGCGCTGCAGGCCTGCCGGCGCGGCGAGGTCGATGCGGTGGTCGCCTGCCCGCACCACGAGACCGCCATCCACCAGGCCGGCATCGCGTTCAGCGGCTACCCATCGCTGGTCGCGCGCGTGTGCGGCGTGCCCGAAGACCGCGTGTTCCTCATGCTGGTGGGCGGCGGGCTTCGCATCGTGCATGCCACGCTGCATGAAAGCGTTCGCACCGCGCTCGACCGGTTGACGCCGGAGCTGGTCGCGCACGCCGTTCGCGCGGGCGCGCAAGCCTGCGCGCTGCTGGGCGTGCCCGATCCGTCGATCGGCGTGTTCGGCATCAACCCGCACGCGTCGGAAGGCGGGCTGTTCGGTCCCGAAGACGCGGCCATCGTGGTGCCCGCCGTCGACACGCTGCGCGCCGAGGGCTTGCGCGTGCACGGACCGGCCGGTGCCGACATGCTGCTGGCCCAACGCAGGGACGGAGGCCACGACCTCTACGTGGCGATGCTGCACGACCAGGGCCACATCCCCATCAAGCTGCTTGCGCCGCATGCGGCCAGCGCGCTCAGCATCGGCGCGGATGCGCTGCTGTCGAGCGTCGGGCACGGCAGCGCCATGGACATCGCGGGCCGCGGCACGGCCGACCCGCAGGCTGTGCTGCGCACCATCGCGCTGCTGTCGGGAGACCAGGCATGA
- a CDS encoding nuclear transport factor 2 family protein, producing MIDLLALCAFNAAYADAIDSDALEQWPGFFTEDCHYRITHIENEREGLAAGIVYADSRAMLEDRIAALREANIYERQRYRHLLGMPLVQKSDSESTEARTPFLVARIMATGQTEVFATGAYQDRFVRQDGQLRLQSRVAVCDSTVTDTLLALPL from the coding sequence ATGATCGACCTGCTGGCGCTGTGCGCCTTCAACGCGGCCTACGCCGACGCCATCGACAGCGATGCGCTGGAGCAATGGCCCGGCTTCTTCACCGAAGACTGCCACTACCGCATCACCCACATCGAGAACGAGCGCGAAGGCCTCGCGGCCGGCATCGTCTACGCCGACTCGCGCGCCATGCTCGAGGACCGCATCGCCGCGCTGCGCGAAGCCAACATCTACGAACGCCAGCGCTACCGGCACTTGCTGGGCATGCCACTGGTACAGAAGTCCGACTCCGAGTCCACCGAGGCGCGCACGCCGTTCCTCGTGGCGCGCATCATGGCCACGGGGCAGACCGAGGTGTTCGCCACCGGCGCCTACCAGGACCGCTTCGTGCGGCAGGACGGCCAGTTGCGCCTGCAGTCGCGCGTGGCCGTGTGCGACAGCACCGTGACGGACACGCTGCTCGCGCTGCCGCTTTGA
- a CDS encoding gamma-glutamyltransferase — MFTTRPEIAGTFGVASSTHWLASQTAMGVLERGGNAFDAAVAGGFVLQVVEPHLNGPGGEAPILLWSEREQRMHALRGQGCAPADATTSTFRALGFEQVPGIGLLGATVPGAFSAWLTMLREHGTWSLAEVLAPAIGYARDGFPLVPRVAEAILAVRGLFLEHWHSSAEVWLPGGKLPQPGSLFRLPALAATYSRIVETAEREGSGRTGVIDAAIRTWQQGFVAREIDRYCRNTTVRDSSGEAHAGLLRLDDMAEWRVATEAPLTADFGRYTVAKCGFWSQGPAFLQQLGMLRHAGLEHHMPGSAGFVHRITEAAKLALADRLAWYGTASGARGDAQEALLSDAYLRERWAMVDLQRASEVLRPGAPLGLAPRLPDLDVSARTLRTADTRFGIGEPTFAALPPVAEWAEREIFVGDTCHIDVVDRHGNMVAATPSGGWLSSSPTIPALGFALNTRLQMSWLDEGLPGSVEPRVAPCTTLSPSMALRDGQPYMAFGTPGGDQQDQWSVGFFLRHAVHRLNLQQAIDAPAWHVKHAPSSFWPRQTTLNTLTLESRFDPETLDALRAMGHRVQVGDAWSESRMSACSRERDAEGRLVLRAGANPRGMQGYAVGR, encoded by the coding sequence ATGTTCACCACCCGCCCTGAAATCGCCGGCACCTTCGGCGTTGCCTCATCGACCCACTGGCTGGCCTCGCAGACCGCGATGGGCGTGCTCGAACGCGGCGGCAACGCCTTCGATGCCGCCGTGGCGGGCGGCTTCGTGCTTCAGGTGGTCGAGCCGCACCTCAACGGCCCCGGCGGCGAGGCGCCGATCCTGCTGTGGAGCGAGCGCGAGCAGCGCATGCACGCCCTGCGCGGACAGGGCTGCGCGCCGGCCGATGCCACCACCTCGACCTTCCGCGCCCTCGGCTTCGAGCAGGTGCCGGGCATCGGCCTCCTGGGGGCGACGGTGCCGGGCGCTTTCTCCGCCTGGCTCACGATGCTGCGCGAACACGGCACGTGGTCGCTGGCCGAGGTGCTGGCACCGGCGATCGGCTATGCGCGCGACGGCTTTCCGCTGGTGCCACGGGTGGCCGAGGCGATCCTGGCGGTGCGCGGCCTCTTCCTCGAACACTGGCATTCGTCGGCCGAGGTGTGGCTGCCCGGCGGCAAGCTGCCGCAGCCCGGTTCGCTGTTCCGGCTGCCGGCGCTGGCCGCGACCTACAGCCGCATCGTGGAGACGGCCGAGCGCGAAGGCAGCGGCCGCACCGGCGTGATCGATGCGGCGATCCGCACCTGGCAGCAGGGTTTCGTCGCGCGCGAGATCGATCGCTACTGCCGCAACACCACCGTGCGCGACAGCAGCGGCGAGGCGCATGCCGGCCTGCTGCGCCTGGACGACATGGCCGAATGGCGCGTCGCCACCGAGGCGCCGCTCACGGCGGACTTCGGGCGCTACACGGTCGCCAAGTGCGGCTTCTGGAGCCAGGGGCCGGCCTTCCTGCAGCAGCTGGGCATGCTGCGCCACGCAGGGCTCGAACACCACATGCCCGGCTCGGCGGGCTTTGTGCATCGCATCACCGAAGCCGCCAAGCTGGCACTGGCCGACCGCCTCGCGTGGTACGGCACGGCGTCCGGCGCGCGCGGCGATGCGCAAGAGGCGCTGCTGTCGGACGCCTACCTGCGCGAGCGCTGGGCCATGGTCGACCTGCAGCGCGCATCCGAGGTGCTGCGGCCCGGCGCCCCTCTGGGCCTCGCACCGCGCCTGCCCGACCTGGACGTGAGCGCGCGAACGCTGCGCACCGCCGACACGCGCTTCGGCATCGGCGAGCCCACCTTCGCCGCGCTGCCGCCGGTCGCCGAATGGGCCGAGCGCGAGATCTTCGTGGGCGACACCTGCCACATCGACGTGGTCGACCGGCACGGCAACATGGTCGCGGCCACGCCCTCGGGCGGCTGGCTGTCGTCGAGCCCGACGATTCCGGCGCTGGGCTTCGCACTGAACACCCGGCTGCAGATGAGCTGGCTCGACGAAGGCCTGCCCGGTTCCGTGGAGCCGCGCGTCGCGCCCTGCACCACGCTGTCGCCCTCGATGGCGCTGCGCGACGGCCAGCCGTACATGGCGTTCGGCACGCCCGGCGGCGACCAGCAGGACCAGTGGTCGGTCGGCTTCTTCCTGCGCCATGCGGTGCACCGCCTCAACCTGCAGCAGGCCATCGACGCGCCGGCCTGGCACGTCAAGCACGCGCCCAGCTCCTTCTGGCCGCGCCAGACCACGCTCAACACGCTCACGCTGGAATCGCGCTTCGATCCCGAAACGCTCGACGCACTGCGCGCGATGGGCCACCGCGTGCAAGTCGGCGATGCCTGGTCCGAAAGCCGCATGTCCGCCTGCAGCCGCGAACGCGACGCCGAAGGCCGGCTGGTGCTGCGCGCCGGTGCCAATCCGCGCGGCATGCAGGGCTATGCGGTGGGCCGCTGA